The Streptomyces albofaciens JCM 4342 genome has a segment encoding these proteins:
- a CDS encoding DsrE family protein, with translation MAKKLVIKVTAGADAPERCSQAFTVAAVAVASGVQVSLWLTGESAWFGLPGRAAEFELPHAAPLPDLIDSITAGGGTITVCTQCAARRDIEEKDLIEGARIAGAQVFVSEVMPDGVQALVY, from the coding sequence ATGGCGAAGAAGCTGGTGATCAAGGTGACGGCGGGGGCGGACGCGCCCGAGCGGTGTTCGCAGGCGTTCACGGTGGCGGCGGTGGCCGTGGCCAGCGGGGTGCAGGTCTCGCTCTGGCTGACCGGCGAGTCGGCGTGGTTCGGGCTGCCGGGGCGCGCGGCGGAGTTCGAGCTGCCGCACGCGGCCCCGCTGCCGGACCTGATCGACTCGATCACGGCGGGCGGCGGCACCATCACCGTGTGCACGCAGTGCGCGGCACGCCGGGACATCGAGGAGAAGGACCTGATCGAGGGCGCCCGGATCGCCGGGGCGCAGGTGTTCGTCAGCGAGGTCATGCCGGACGGCGTGCAGGCGCTGGTGTACTGA
- a CDS encoding sulfurtransferase, whose protein sequence is MSRSDVLVDADWVEAHIDDPKVVIVEVDEDTSAYDKNHIKNAVRIDWKQDLQDPVRRDFVDQAGFEKLLSEKGIANDDTVVLYGGNNNWFASYAYWYFKLYGHESVKLLDGGRKKWELDSRDLVDGAQVPNRPKTDYKAKAQDTSIRAFRDDVVAAIDNLNLVDVRSPDEFSGKLLAPAHLPQEQSQRPGHVPSARNIPWSKNANDDGTFKSDDELKALYEAENVDLSKDTIAYCRIGERSALTWFVLHELLGQSNVKNYDGSWTEYGSLVGVPIELGAAK, encoded by the coding sequence ATGAGCCGTAGCGACGTCCTGGTGGACGCCGACTGGGTCGAGGCCCACATCGACGATCCGAAGGTGGTCATCGTCGAGGTCGACGAGGACACCTCGGCCTACGACAAGAACCACATCAAGAACGCCGTCCGCATCGACTGGAAGCAGGACCTCCAGGACCCGGTGCGCCGCGACTTCGTCGACCAGGCGGGCTTCGAGAAGCTGCTCTCCGAGAAGGGCATCGCCAACGACGACACCGTCGTCCTCTACGGCGGCAACAACAACTGGTTCGCCTCGTACGCGTACTGGTACTTCAAGCTGTACGGCCACGAGAGCGTCAAGCTGCTCGACGGCGGCCGCAAGAAGTGGGAGCTGGACTCCCGCGACCTGGTCGACGGCGCGCAGGTGCCGAACCGCCCGAAGACCGACTACAAGGCGAAGGCCCAGGACACCTCCATCCGCGCCTTCCGGGACGACGTCGTCGCCGCGATCGACAACCTCAACCTGGTCGACGTGCGCTCCCCCGACGAGTTCAGCGGCAAGCTGCTCGCCCCCGCGCACCTGCCGCAGGAGCAGTCGCAGCGCCCCGGCCACGTGCCCAGCGCCCGCAACATCCCGTGGTCGAAGAACGCCAACGACGACGGCACCTTCAAGTCGGACGACGAGCTCAAGGCCCTCTACGAGGCCGAGAACGTGGACCTGTCCAAGGACACCATCGCCTACTGCCGCATCGGCGAGCGCTCCGCGCTCACCTGGTTCGTCCTGCACGAGCTGCTCGGCCAGTCGAACGTCAAGAACTACGACGGTTCGTGGACCGAGTACGGCTCGCTGGTCGGCGTGCCGATCGAGCTCGGCGCCGCGAAGTAG
- a CDS encoding DUF2993 domain-containing protein, which produces MRALRVLLVIVVILGGLFVAADRVAVNIAEDKAADKIRGSQGLDRTPEVSITGFPFLTQVANRSLDEVDATIDGLNATAEGHTLRIQQLSAKFHDVKLTSDYTSIESAASASGEARISYADLTTASGKNVKVSYGGEKNGKSQVKISPNLPNLPMLNSLEVTGTVSVVNGDTVRLRADSLPALCSQLSACRDQVRAQTDHEWKLNRLPGGLKLDKVVSTRDGISISASGTNVKIQG; this is translated from the coding sequence ATGCGCGCACTACGAGTGCTGTTGGTGATCGTCGTGATACTCGGCGGCCTGTTCGTGGCCGCCGACCGCGTGGCCGTGAACATCGCCGAGGACAAGGCCGCGGACAAGATCCGCGGCAGCCAGGGGCTGGACCGTACGCCGGAGGTCTCGATCACCGGCTTCCCGTTCCTGACGCAGGTCGCGAACCGCAGCCTGGACGAGGTGGACGCCACCATCGACGGGCTGAACGCCACCGCCGAGGGGCACACGCTGCGCATCCAGCAGCTCTCGGCGAAGTTCCACGACGTCAAGCTGACCAGCGATTACACCTCGATCGAGAGCGCCGCGAGCGCGTCCGGCGAGGCCCGCATCTCGTACGCGGACCTGACCACCGCGTCCGGCAAGAACGTCAAGGTGAGCTACGGCGGCGAGAAGAACGGCAAGAGCCAGGTGAAGATCTCGCCGAACCTGCCGAACCTGCCGATGCTGAACTCGCTGGAGGTCACCGGCACGGTCAGCGTCGTGAACGGCGACACCGTACGGCTGCGCGCCGACTCGCTGCCGGCCCTGTGCTCGCAGCTGTCCGCCTGCCGCGACCAGGTCCGCGCGCAGACCGACCACGAGTGGAAGCTGAACCGGCTGCCCGGCGGCCTGAAGCTGGACAAGGTCGTCTCGACGCGGGACGGCATCTCGATCTCGGCCAGCGGCACGAACGTCAAGATCCAGGGCTGA
- a CDS encoding putative leader peptide yields the protein MQSSLSGPRHRGQANLTKRRAVDLCRVAAMLCRTA from the coding sequence ATGCAGAGCTCTCTGAGCGGTCCCCGTCACCGGGGACAGGCGAATCTCACGAAGCGGCGGGCAGTCGACCTGTGCCGCGTCGCCGCCATGCTCTGTCGCACTGCCTGA
- a CDS encoding ABC transporter ATP-binding protein — protein sequence MLVRLARAHLRPHMRPISLIVLLQLIQTLATLYLPTLNADIIDDGVIKGDMGYILGLGGVMIGVTLLQICCSIGAVYFGARTAMALGRDIRAAVFDRVQSFSAREVGRFGAPSLITRTTNDVQQVQMLVLMTFTMMVAAPIMCVGGVVMALNQDVPLSGLILVIVPVLAVLVSLIVRRMRPLFRGVQERIDTVNRVLREQITGIRVIRAFVRDGYERERFKGANHDLYDVSLRAGRLMSLMFPLVMLIVNVSSVAVVWFGGHRIDSGGMQIGALTAFLSYLMYIFMSIMMATFMVMMLPRAEVCAERIQEVLATDTSVSPPKAPVTELRRHGELELRGVEFRFPGAEEPVLKDVSLLARPGETTAVIGSTGSGKSTLLGLVPRLFDATGGQVLVDGVDVRTLAPETLASVIGLVPQKPYLFSGTVATNLRYGNPDATDEELWHALETAQARDFVERMEGGLDAPIAQGGGNVSGGQRQRLAIARALVRKPEIYLFDDSFSALDYATDAALRAALARETDRATVVIVAQRVSTIRGADRIVVLDEGRVVGTGTHTALMADNETYREIVLSQLTEQEAA from the coding sequence GTGTTGGTCCGATTGGCGCGGGCGCATCTGCGACCCCATATGCGCCCCATATCCCTGATCGTGCTGCTCCAGCTCATCCAGACGCTGGCCACCCTCTACCTGCCCACCCTGAACGCCGACATCATCGACGACGGCGTCATCAAGGGCGACATGGGCTACATCCTCGGTCTCGGCGGCGTCATGATCGGTGTGACGCTGCTCCAGATCTGCTGCTCCATCGGCGCGGTGTACTTCGGCGCCCGTACGGCCATGGCGCTGGGCCGGGACATCCGGGCCGCGGTCTTCGACCGGGTGCAGTCCTTCTCCGCCCGTGAGGTGGGCCGGTTCGGCGCGCCGTCCCTGATCACCCGTACCACCAACGACGTACAGCAGGTCCAGATGCTGGTCCTGATGACGTTCACGATGATGGTCGCGGCGCCCATCATGTGCGTCGGCGGTGTGGTGATGGCGCTCAACCAGGACGTGCCGCTGTCCGGCCTCATCCTGGTCATCGTGCCGGTGCTGGCGGTCCTGGTGTCGCTGATCGTGCGCCGGATGCGCCCGCTGTTCCGCGGTGTCCAGGAGCGCATCGACACCGTCAACCGGGTGCTGCGCGAGCAGATCACCGGCATACGGGTCATCCGGGCGTTCGTGCGCGACGGCTACGAGCGCGAGCGCTTCAAGGGCGCCAACCACGACCTGTACGACGTCTCGCTGCGCGCCGGCCGGCTGATGTCGCTGATGTTCCCGCTGGTCATGCTGATCGTGAACGTCTCCAGCGTGGCCGTGGTCTGGTTCGGCGGGCACCGCATCGACAGCGGCGGCATGCAGATCGGCGCGCTGACCGCCTTCCTCAGCTATCTGATGTACATCTTCATGTCGATCATGATGGCGACGTTCATGGTGATGATGCTGCCGCGCGCCGAGGTCTGCGCCGAGCGCATCCAGGAGGTGCTGGCCACCGACACCAGCGTCAGTCCGCCGAAGGCCCCGGTCACCGAGCTGCGGCGGCACGGCGAACTGGAACTGCGCGGCGTGGAGTTCCGCTTCCCGGGCGCCGAGGAGCCGGTCCTCAAGGACGTCTCGCTGCTCGCCCGCCCGGGTGAGACCACCGCCGTCATCGGCTCCACCGGCAGCGGCAAGTCCACCCTGCTGGGACTGGTGCCCCGGCTGTTCGACGCGACGGGCGGCCAGGTGCTGGTGGACGGCGTGGACGTGCGCACCCTCGCGCCCGAGACGCTGGCCTCCGTCATCGGCCTCGTCCCCCAGAAGCCGTACCTCTTCTCCGGGACCGTCGCCACGAACCTGCGCTACGGCAACCCGGACGCCACCGACGAGGAGCTGTGGCACGCGCTGGAGACCGCGCAGGCCCGCGACTTCGTCGAGCGGATGGAAGGCGGCCTGGACGCGCCGATAGCCCAGGGCGGCGGCAACGTCTCCGGCGGGCAGCGGCAGCGCCTGGCCATAGCGCGGGCGCTGGTGCGCAAGCCGGAGATCTACCTGTTCGACGACTCCTTCTCGGCCCTGGACTACGCGACCGACGCCGCGCTGCGGGCCGCGCTGGCCCGCGAGACGGACCGCGCCACCGTCGTGATCGTCGCCCAGCGGGTGTCCACGATCCGCGGCGCCGACCGCATCGTCGTCCTGGACGAGGGCCGGGTGGTCGGCACCGGCACGCACACCGCGCTGATGGCGGACAACGAGACGTACCGGGAGATCGTCCTCTCCCAGCTCACCGAGCAGGAGGCCGCGTGA
- a CDS encoding ABC transporter ATP-binding protein, producing MGGQPTEKVMDFRGSGLRLLRQMRPERAVMWVAVVLGLLGVALSVLGPKVLGHATDLIVAGIVGRQLPAGITKDQAVAHLRDQGDDGLADMLGTMPVVPGQGIDFGAVGTVLMWVFLIYVGASAFGFVQARIATFVVQRTVFRLREQVEEKLARLPLRYFDKQPRGEVLSRATNDIDNIQQTLQQTLSQILTSLLTIVGVLAMMFWISPLLALVALVTVPVSVVVATKVGKRAQPQFVQQWKTTGKLNAHIEEMYTGHSLVKVFGRQKESAALFREQNDALYEAGFKAQFISGIIQPAMMFIGNLNYVLVAVVGGLRVASGALSIGDVQAFIQYSRQFSQPLTQVASMANLVQSGVASAERVFELLDAAEQEPDAAAPERPEHLSGHVVFEDVSFRYEDDKPLIDDLSLAVHPGQTVAIVGPTGAGKTTLVNLLMRFYEVRGGRITLDGVDIQAMSREELRSNIGMVLQDTWLFGGTIAENIAYGAPEGTSMDKIIEAAKATHVDRFVRTLPDGYDTVIDDEGANVSVGEKQLITIARAFLAEPAILVLDEATSSVDTRTEVLIQHAMAQLRTGRTSFVIAHRLSTIRDADLILVMESGAIVEQGTHDELLAADGAYARLYAAQFAEPVAEAG from the coding sequence ATGGGCGGCCAGCCCACCGAGAAGGTCATGGACTTCCGCGGCTCCGGCCTGCGGCTGCTGCGGCAGATGCGGCCCGAGCGCGCCGTCATGTGGGTGGCGGTGGTGCTGGGCCTGCTGGGCGTCGCGCTGTCCGTACTGGGCCCCAAGGTCCTCGGCCACGCCACCGACCTGATCGTGGCGGGCATCGTCGGGCGGCAGCTGCCGGCCGGCATCACCAAGGACCAGGCCGTCGCCCACCTGCGCGACCAGGGCGACGACGGGCTGGCCGACATGCTCGGCACGATGCCGGTCGTGCCCGGCCAGGGCATCGACTTCGGCGCCGTCGGCACCGTCCTGATGTGGGTCTTCCTGATCTACGTGGGCGCCTCGGCCTTCGGCTTCGTGCAGGCCCGGATCGCCACCTTCGTCGTCCAGCGCACCGTCTTCCGGCTGCGCGAGCAGGTCGAGGAGAAGCTGGCGCGGCTGCCGCTGCGCTACTTCGACAAGCAGCCGCGCGGCGAGGTGCTCTCCCGCGCCACCAACGACATCGACAACATCCAGCAGACGCTCCAGCAGACCCTCAGCCAGATCCTCACCTCGCTGCTGACCATCGTCGGCGTGCTGGCGATGATGTTCTGGATCTCGCCGCTGCTGGCCCTGGTCGCGCTGGTCACCGTGCCGGTCTCGGTCGTCGTCGCCACCAAGGTCGGCAAGCGGGCGCAGCCCCAGTTCGTCCAGCAGTGGAAGACCACCGGCAAGCTCAACGCGCACATCGAGGAGATGTACACCGGCCACTCCCTGGTCAAGGTCTTCGGCCGCCAGAAGGAGTCCGCCGCGCTGTTCCGCGAGCAGAACGACGCGCTGTACGAGGCGGGGTTCAAGGCCCAGTTCATCTCCGGGATCATCCAGCCCGCGATGATGTTCATCGGGAACCTGAACTACGTCCTGGTGGCGGTGGTCGGCGGCCTGCGCGTCGCCTCCGGCGCGCTGTCCATCGGGGACGTCCAGGCGTTCATCCAGTACTCCCGGCAGTTCAGCCAGCCGCTCACCCAGGTCGCCTCGATGGCCAACCTGGTGCAGTCCGGCGTCGCCTCGGCGGAGCGGGTCTTCGAGCTGCTGGACGCCGCCGAGCAGGAGCCGGACGCGGCCGCGCCCGAGCGCCCCGAGCACCTCAGCGGCCATGTCGTCTTCGAGGACGTCTCCTTCCGCTACGAGGACGACAAGCCGCTGATCGACGACCTGTCGCTGGCCGTCCACCCGGGCCAGACCGTCGCGATCGTCGGCCCGACCGGCGCGGGCAAGACCACGCTGGTCAACCTGCTGATGCGGTTCTACGAGGTGCGCGGCGGCCGGATCACCCTGGACGGCGTGGACATCCAGGCGATGAGCCGCGAGGAGCTGCGCTCCAACATCGGCATGGTCCTCCAGGACACCTGGCTCTTCGGCGGCACCATCGCCGAGAACATCGCCTACGGCGCGCCCGAGGGAACCTCGATGGACAAGATCATCGAGGCGGCGAAGGCCACCCACGTGGACCGCTTCGTCCGCACCCTCCCGGACGGCTACGACACCGTCATCGACGACGAGGGCGCCAATGTCTCGGTGGGCGAGAAGCAGCTGATCACCATCGCCCGCGCCTTCCTCGCCGAGCCGGCGATCCTGGTCCTGGACGAGGCCACCAGCTCGGTCGACACCCGTACCGAGGTCCTCATCCAGCACGCCATGGCGCAGCTGCGCACCGGCCGCACCAGCTTCGTGATCGCGCACCGGCTCTCCACGATCCGCGACGCGGACCTGATCCTGGTCATGGAGTCCGGCGCGATCGTGGAGCAGGGCACCCACGACGAGCTGCTGGCGGCGGACGGGGCCTATGCGCGGCTGTACGCGGCGCAGTTCGCGGAGCCGGTGGCAGAGGCGGGATAA
- a CDS encoding DUF3099 domain-containing protein yields MSAHQRPPAQRRHRRYFALMGVCVALFVLAWGVVRLWSVPAAVAMCVVAMVIPPFAAIIGNRREPGERWWDESGDPESDRWWRELDDHGPGRR; encoded by the coding sequence ATGTCCGCGCACCAGCGTCCGCCCGCGCAGCGCCGGCACCGCCGGTACTTCGCCCTGATGGGCGTGTGTGTCGCCCTGTTCGTGCTGGCGTGGGGCGTGGTGCGGCTGTGGTCCGTCCCGGCGGCCGTGGCGATGTGCGTGGTCGCCATGGTCATCCCGCCGTTCGCGGCGATCATCGGCAACCGGCGGGAGCCGGGTGAGCGCTGGTGGGACGAGTCGGGCGACCCGGAATCGGACCGGTGGTGGCGCGAGCTGGACGACCACGGGCCCGGCCGCCGCTGA
- a CDS encoding FABP family protein yields the protein MIEIPSDLNPALVPLAFLLGNWEGAGVADFPGSEKCNFGQEVTFTHDGRDFLEYTSHSWVLDGEGKKVAPLETESGYWRIDKDRKVEIVMIRDGGVAEVWYGELADQKPQIDLATDAVARTAASGPYSGGKRLYGYVNSDLMWVGEKATPEVPLRPYMSAHLKKVVDPREWAKDIKDLPDDGIAFFK from the coding sequence ATGATCGAGATCCCGTCCGACCTGAACCCGGCCCTCGTGCCCCTCGCCTTCCTGCTGGGCAACTGGGAGGGCGCGGGCGTCGCCGACTTCCCCGGTTCCGAGAAGTGCAACTTCGGCCAGGAGGTCACCTTCACCCACGACGGCCGTGACTTCCTGGAGTACACCTCGCACAGCTGGGTGCTCGACGGCGAAGGCAAGAAGGTCGCTCCGCTGGAGACCGAGTCCGGCTACTGGCGCATCGACAAGGACCGCAAGGTCGAGATCGTGATGATCCGCGACGGTGGTGTCGCGGAGGTCTGGTACGGCGAGCTGGCCGACCAGAAGCCGCAGATCGACCTGGCCACCGACGCCGTCGCGCGCACCGCCGCCTCCGGCCCGTACAGCGGTGGCAAGCGCCTGTACGGCTACGTGAACAGCGACCTGATGTGGGTCGGCGAGAAGGCCACCCCCGAGGTGCCGCTGCGCCCGTACATGTCCGCGCACCTGAAGAAGGTCGTCGACCCGCGCGAGTGGGCCAAGGACATCAAGGACCTGCCGGACGACGGCATCGCGTTCTTCAAGTAG
- a CDS encoding LacI family DNA-binding transcriptional regulator, with translation MAKVTRDDVAKLAGTSTAVVSYVINNGPRPVAPATRERVLAAIKELGYRPDRVAQAMASRRTDLIGLIVPDTRQPFFAEMAHAVEQAAAERGKMVLVGNADYLDEREVHYLRAFLGMRVAGLILISQGPSEHAAAEIDAWDARVVLLHRRPDAIDDVAVMTDDIGGAQLATRHLLEHGHPYVAFLGGTEETPKSGDPVTDHLEGWRRAMEESGKSLEGRYFQAPYNRYDAYRVALGLLAGPDRPPAIMCATDDQAIGVLRAARELRIDVPGELAVAGFDDVKEAALTDPPLTTVASDRVAMARAAVDLVLDDGLRVVGSRRERLRQFPARLVVRGSCGCGPAAGGQVPSVDQSPRG, from the coding sequence GTGGCCAAGGTGACGCGGGATGATGTGGCAAAACTGGCGGGTACCTCGACCGCCGTGGTGAGTTACGTCATCAACAACGGACCGAGGCCGGTCGCCCCGGCCACGCGCGAGCGGGTGCTCGCCGCGATCAAGGAACTGGGGTACCGCCCGGACCGGGTGGCCCAGGCGATGGCGTCCCGGCGCACGGACCTCATAGGTCTGATCGTGCCGGACACCCGGCAGCCGTTCTTCGCGGAGATGGCGCACGCCGTCGAGCAGGCCGCCGCCGAGCGCGGAAAGATGGTCCTGGTCGGCAACGCCGACTACCTGGACGAGCGCGAAGTGCACTATTTGCGCGCTTTCTTGGGCATGCGGGTGGCCGGTCTGATCCTGATCAGCCAGGGGCCCAGCGAGCACGCCGCCGCCGAGATCGACGCCTGGGACGCCCGGGTGGTGCTGCTGCACCGGCGCCCCGACGCGATCGACGACGTGGCGGTGATGACGGACGACATCGGCGGCGCGCAGCTGGCGACCCGGCACCTGCTGGAGCACGGCCATCCGTACGTCGCCTTCCTCGGCGGCACGGAAGAGACGCCGAAGTCCGGCGACCCGGTCACCGACCACCTGGAGGGCTGGCGCCGGGCGATGGAGGAGTCCGGGAAGTCGCTCGAAGGCCGGTACTTCCAGGCGCCGTACAACCGTTACGACGCCTACCGGGTCGCCCTCGGGCTGCTCGCCGGCCCGGACCGGCCGCCGGCCATCATGTGCGCCACCGACGATCAGGCGATCGGCGTCCTGCGGGCCGCCCGCGAGCTGCGCATCGACGTACCGGGCGAACTGGCCGTGGCCGGGTTCGACGACGTCAAGGAAGCCGCGCTGACCGACCCGCCGCTGACCACGGTCGCCTCGGACCGGGTGGCGATGGCGCGGGCCGCGGTGGACCTGGTGCTGGACGACGGCCTGCGGGTGGTCGGCTCGCGGCGCGAGCGGCTGCGGCAGTTCCCGGCGCGGCTGGTCGTCCGGGGCTCGTGCGGCTGCGGCCCGGCGGCCGGCGGCCAGGTGCCGAGCGTCGACCAGTCGCCCCGCGGCTGA
- a CDS encoding MoaD/ThiS family protein: protein MRYWAAAKAAAGTAEEPYAAATLAEALAAARERHAANPEFARVLLRCSFLVDGDPVGSRDHAAVRLAEGGTVEVLPPFAGG, encoded by the coding sequence GTGCGCTACTGGGCCGCGGCGAAGGCCGCCGCCGGCACCGCCGAGGAGCCGTACGCGGCGGCGACGCTCGCCGAGGCGCTGGCCGCGGCGCGCGAGCGGCACGCCGCGAACCCGGAGTTCGCCCGCGTCCTGCTGCGCTGTTCGTTCCTGGTGGACGGGGACCCGGTCGGCAGCCGCGATCACGCGGCCGTCCGGCTGGCCGAGGGCGGCACCGTCGAGGTCCTGCCGCCGTTCGCGGGAGGATGA
- a CDS encoding alpha/beta hydrolase — protein sequence MTSGPEADFARSCVPSITSSGRRTSLLTEDGVRIEAVYTPPRAPAGAPADGLAVVLAHGFTGALERPALRRAAEVFAQDAAVITFSFRGHGRSGGRSTVGDREVLDLAAAVGWARALGHRRVATVGFSMGGSVVLRHAALFGGARGGRTDARTDMVVSVSAPARWFYRGTASMRRLHWVVTRPTGRLVSRLGLRTRVHPEDWDPVPLSPVAAVPRIAPTPLLIVHGDRDPYFPLDHPRMLAAAADPDTAELWLVRGFGHAENAAPEELLGRIAAWTAARAAERTAERSG from the coding sequence ATGACTTCCGGACCCGAGGCCGATTTTGCGCGATCTTGTGTTCCGTCGATCACTTCGAGTGGCCGGCGCACGTCGTTGTTGACGGAGGACGGGGTCCGGATCGAGGCCGTCTACACGCCTCCGCGCGCCCCCGCGGGCGCCCCCGCGGACGGCCTCGCCGTGGTCCTCGCGCACGGTTTCACCGGGGCGCTGGAGCGGCCCGCGCTGCGCCGCGCGGCCGAGGTCTTCGCCCAGGATGCGGCCGTGATCACGTTTTCCTTCCGGGGGCACGGGCGGTCCGGCGGGCGGTCCACGGTCGGCGACCGCGAGGTGCTGGACCTGGCCGCGGCGGTCGGCTGGGCGCGGGCCCTGGGCCACCGCCGGGTCGCGACCGTGGGGTTCTCCATGGGCGGCTCGGTCGTCCTGCGGCACGCCGCGCTGTTCGGAGGGGCGCGCGGGGGGCGCACAGATGCGCGGACCGACATGGTGGTGTCGGTGAGTGCTCCCGCGCGGTGGTTCTACCGGGGTACGGCGTCGATGCGCAGGCTGCACTGGGTGGTGACCCGGCCCACCGGACGCCTGGTGTCGCGCCTGGGGCTGCGGACCCGCGTCCACCCGGAGGACTGGGACCCCGTACCGCTCTCCCCCGTCGCCGCCGTCCCGCGCATCGCCCCCACCCCCCTGCTGATCGTGCACGGCGACCGGGACCCGTACTTCCCGCTGGACCATCCGAGGATGCTCGCCGCTGCCGCCGACCCGGACACCGCGGAGCTGTGGCTGGTGCGCGGCTTCGGCCACGCGGAGAACGCGGCGCCCGAGGAACTGCTCGGCCGCATCGCGGCGTGGACGGCGGCGCGGGCCGCGGAGCGGACGGCGGAGCGGTCAGGATGA
- a CDS encoding response regulator transcription factor has product MSSLLLLTNALQPSTEVLPALGLLLHSVRVAPAEGPALVDTPGADVILIDGRRDLPHVRSLCQLLRSTGPGCPLVLVVTEGGLAAVTADWGIDDVLLDTAGPAEVEARLRLAMGRQQITADDCPMEIRNGDLSVDEATYSAKLKGRVLDLTFKEFELLKYLAQHPGRVFTRAQLLQEVWGYDYFGGTRTVDVHVRRLRAKLGPEHESLIGTVRNVGYRFVTPEKPERAAEDREPKDKRGGRSAANGDGSEDGAGAGARRGTPSRAGAGREAAAARPAER; this is encoded by the coding sequence ATGAGCTCGTTGCTGCTCCTGACCAACGCCCTCCAGCCCTCGACGGAGGTGCTGCCCGCGCTCGGCCTGCTGCTCCACAGCGTGCGGGTCGCCCCCGCCGAGGGGCCGGCCCTGGTGGACACCCCCGGTGCCGACGTCATACTGATCGACGGGCGGCGTGACCTGCCGCACGTACGGTCGCTGTGCCAGCTGCTGCGCTCCACCGGCCCCGGCTGTCCCCTGGTGCTGGTGGTGACCGAGGGCGGGCTGGCCGCCGTCACCGCCGACTGGGGCATCGACGACGTCCTGCTGGACACCGCGGGCCCCGCCGAGGTCGAGGCCCGGCTGCGGCTGGCGATGGGCCGCCAGCAGATCACCGCCGACGACTGCCCGATGGAGATCCGCAACGGCGACCTGTCGGTGGACGAGGCGACCTACAGCGCCAAGCTCAAGGGCCGGGTCCTGGACCTGACCTTCAAGGAGTTCGAGCTGCTGAAGTACCTGGCGCAGCACCCGGGCCGGGTCTTCACCCGCGCCCAGCTGCTGCAAGAGGTCTGGGGCTACGACTACTTCGGCGGTACGCGGACCGTCGACGTGCACGTACGGCGGCTGCGCGCGAAGCTGGGCCCGGAGCACGAGTCGCTGATCGGCACCGTGCGCAACGTCGGCTACCGCTTCGTGACCCCGGAGAAGCCCGAGCGCGCGGCGGAGGACCGGGAGCCGAAGGACAAGCGCGGCGGCCGGTCCGCGGCGAACGGCGACGGCTCGGAGGACGGCGCGGGCGCGGGCGCGCGCCGCGGCACGCCCTCGCGCGCCGGTGCCGGGAGGGAAGCCGCCGCCGCTCGGCCTGCCGAGCGGTAG
- a CDS encoding DUF1416 domain-containing protein, with the protein MCGAQAGGPDASTIKPGETTIQGSVTRDGQPVTGYVRLLDSTGEFTAEVPTSATGQFRFYAAEGTWTLRALVPGGTADRTVVARKGGLAEVAIAV; encoded by the coding sequence ATGTGTGGAGCACAGGCCGGCGGCCCGGACGCTTCGACGATCAAGCCGGGTGAGACCACCATCCAGGGCAGCGTGACCCGCGACGGCCAGCCCGTCACCGGTTACGTGCGCCTGCTGGACAGCACCGGCGAGTTCACCGCCGAGGTCCCCACCTCGGCCACCGGGCAGTTCCGCTTCTACGCGGCCGAGGGCACCTGGACGCTGCGCGCGCTGGTCCCGGGCGGGACCGCCGACCGCACCGTGGTCGCCCGCAAGGGCGGTCTCGCGGAGGTCGCCATCGCCGTCTGA